The DNA region ACAACATCTTCGCCAAGAAGCTGCTTCCTACCTTCTTCAATAATTGCAGCGAATGCATTGATTTGATCAATGTTCCCTTCAATGCTTTGTGCTGTTTCAATGAATAATCCATACAAGTTTTTAAATGCAATCTTCTTCTTGTCCACAGCAAGGTgtatttcttgatcatcacaaaaACCTCAATGTATTGGCTTCACAAACTGTGGCTTCAACCATCTTCCTCCATGCAACTTCTCGGGTATCAACTTAACAAAATTATgtttcaacacacaaaatatatggcTGCACAATAGACCAAGTCTTTCAAATTTTTTGCATCCACACAAATAGGTGTCATCACCAATGGAGTAAGTCACTGTCCATGAGTTTGAATCCTTGTCCTTTATGTCATATACTTCAATATCTGTATTGGTAGACACTCCTAGAGTTGCACAAGACAAAGAGAAACATGCATATACTATCTCTTCTTGAATTTCAGTATATGCACTACCACTATATATCGTCGATGCATGCTTCTCGATTTCCAATCCTGCTCGCAAAATAGGTACTTTTGTTGAATCATAGTATTCAAGCTTTGCACTATTACTTCTTTGAGTCTCCAGAGCATGATTATAGTTCATATAAAATTGCATAAGGTTAGCCCGAGACTTTGAGTACCTTTTGAAGAAGTTATTCTGTGATTCAGATATAGAAGTTGTCTTTATCAACGAACTCATCAGAAAATCACGGAAAAAGGCTGGAACCCAAAATTTTCTGGATGCAAACATTGATGAAAACCAGACATTATTGGTCAGCCCATATCTTTCCATTATAGCATGCCAAGTTTCCTCAAATGCATCAGGTTCTATCAACTCTGACCATACACATGCATTCAGTTCCTTCTTTAATTGTTCACTACCAAGCATGTTCTTTGGCAATTTGTCAGCAACTTTATTCATAACGTGCCACATACACCACCGGTGTCTTGTATTGACAAGGACCTCCTCAACAGCAACTTTCATTCCTAAGTCTTGGTCGGTTACAATGAGTTTGGGAGCCACACCCATACACTTTACAAATTGGTTAAATAACCATGAAAAGGAGTTGGCATTTTCCTTGGACAAAAGGCCAGCAGCAAATGTCACAGGGCGACCATGATTATCCTTGCCCGTAAAAGGAGCAAATATCATACAGTATctgaaatgaaaaacaattcactataagcatgcagaaaacacatcactctttttcacaaaatacgtcactcttgttcagacaatacttcactctttttcacaatacacttcactcttgttatgatttcagaaaacacatcaatataagcatgcagaaaaatacatcactctttttcacaaaacacgtcactcttgttcagacaatacttcactctttttcacaaaacacttcactcttgttatgatttcagaaaacacatcaatataagcatgcagaaaaatacatcactctttttcacaaaacacattactcttgttaagaaaacacttcactcttgttcacaaaacacttcactctttttcagaaacacatcactcatgttATGATTTCAGAAAACAATTTAACAAAAGAGTAATTAGTGTGCACATACCTGTTTGTTGAGTATGTCGTATCAAACGAAACAATATCTCCATACAAATGGTAGTTTCTTCTGGCAGTAGGATCACACCAAAACAATCGTGTCATCCTATCCTTTGAGTTGACCTCATACTCATATGTAAATGCACTACACAACTCCTTCTTCCTTCGCAACTCATTCAATAACATTTGTGCATCAGCTCCTTCCACATATGCTCTAAGGTCACGTCTATAGTTGCGCACTTCTAAAACAGTACACCCTACATAATCTAATCCACCAAGCACTTCTTTAAGTAAGCTAAAACTTAAAGTTGGACCAATATTTGCATTAGCACAATCGAGGATGAATTTCTGATGGACTAAATCCAAATTACGGTTCAAATTCATAAAACGCTTATGGCGTTCCTCAACCATCTCGTGATTATGTTCTTCAACGAAACTTTGTATAACATAACCAACACCCATAATATACTTccaagacactttagcattacaATAGCACTTAATAGAAGAACGCTTTCGTTTCACCTCAGATTGTTCACTGTTTCTTTGCTTTGTACCTTCTCGGCTACACACCACGTAAATCCAAGTAGtgacatctttttcctttttcgatcCCTTTTTACGGGTGTCAAATCCAACATATCGAGCATAATTGTTGTAGAAGTCCAATGCACGATCAAGGGTCATGAAACTTTGTCCAATTTTTGGTTTCAATTCATCTGGGCATTTTGGTACGCAAACCACtgtaaaaaacacatcactctaataATGAGATTACtgcactcttgttcagaaaaagacttcactcttgttcacaatacacatcactcttattctgattttacttcactcttgtttacaaaacacatcactcttgttcagaataagagtgatgtgttttgtgaacaagagtgaagtgttttgtgaacaagagtgaagtaaaatcagaataagagtgaagtaaaatcagaataagagtgatgtgttttgtgaacaagagtgaagtgttttctgaacaagagtgaagtaaaatcagaataagagtgatgtgttttgtgaacaagagtgaagtaaaatcagaataagagtgatgtgttttgtgaacaagagtgaagtgttttctgaacaagagtgaagtgttttgtgaacaagagtgaagtaaaatcagaataagagtgatgtaaacacatcactcttattctgagggcatcactcttgttcacaaaacacatcactcatgttcacaaaacacatcactcttgttcacaaaacacatcactcttgttcacaaaacacatcactcttattctgatttcacttcactcttatttgcaaaacaactgtaaatctaaccatgtaaacataatacaaagaCCATACAattttcataatcacttaacatcagtgaaacaactataaatctaatcacaaaaactacggttttcataatcacaatacacgaaaatattgtatattaataaatagtagGAATTGTTATAGaattgaacaagagtgaagtaattgTTATAGAATTGAACGAATAATGATTACCTTTAGAAGTCTCAGCTTCCTCGCCCGAAGATGATGAATCGGAATCGAAATAATCTTCGTCCGACCTCATAATTGAATCCATTGATTTGAATCACGATGATTGATTTGAATCGCGATGAACGGATTGAATAACGAATTGAATCACGTCGAATTGAATTCAATCGcgatttgaatgaagtaataagatTTGGAAcgaaatttggaaaaaatcggATCGCAGGTTTGGAAGGAAAGAAAAGATCGCAGATTATGGAGTAATTTGATCGCAGATTTGCATGTTTTGATCCAGATTTAAATTAAGAAagcaatttccaaaattaccctcaacatattttctataattaaaataaataatatttgttccattaagatgtgtggctgagatttgttctctagttatacacttaagattagttatacattgatcactactctctctctctctctctctatatatatatatatatatatatatatatatatataaaaggggaagagaaggaaaagaaatccaATGGCAGGGAGCAATAGTAACCTGGGACTatggaaggagaaactctcataacccgaagtATCAGTGGTGTGGCAAtaacttaagagtgaatcgatcctaacatgaatggtgaggaatgagtgatcgagtgaatcccacaattgggaagtcaataggctatcttgacgaactgaggATTAAAAACATAACTTACTATATTCATCTTCTAAGACGAAAAAATCCAGCCGAGGAtcttgataaggctaatttcatgcatcggttaatgggttaaattcaacaatttacggggtctaacgcatttttaagccaggtgtgtggaaGATATCGCCAGGccaaggaagaaaggaagacaaTTGCCTGGCGAAGGAAATTTGGCAATAAAGTGAACATTATGAAGTAAAAGTAGATCTGTTTACTTCCGAATATTTGGCAATCTGtttacttcgtctagtagaagtagatctgttggtttccgattaatcgtcagtttccgacgtccgaattattatattttgtttgaatctcgttatttgctctgttttctccatgttcgtgtTTGAATCAGGCAACGAGATGCAGATTGTGGTTTGTTAAATGCAgagttagttagttgcagcttttcatACGTACCTTGCTTtttctggaaaatggtccccactgcatgtttactttctgtctagctaatttaggtagtcgtttactagGTCGAGGAAGTTTGTTTGAGGTATTAAAGTTACGAGTATGTTCGAAGTTTGCAAGATGTTCTcggtttcctaggtctagtgttagattttgTTCACAAGTCTAGTAATAGCtttcctcaacccaaaattgcgtggcagcagccaacctcTTTTCCAGAGTCTCTTAAATGTCTtcttacgcatccatcttcgtgggatcgatccctacttccctgtactaattcatagtatagcgggttgaggcttttgaatgcggaatttgtgtgtccgacgaccgagacttccaggatcctctgagttcctagaccttgtgatctagtggattctctGGGTTTGCGAAGgttgacctagcacaaaagcacacactAATCATTCCGAGCAGTTTCAGATCTTGGATATCCCAGGTTTCTTCTTCCACATCTATGACTTCCAGTGCATGTCTCGGTGGTGGTCGTCGTGGTGGCGGCTATGGCGGGGGTGTGGGTTCCTTTTTACGACGAGACGAATTCCATGATGACGATGCGCCTGAGGATCCAGCGCACTTCTGTTTTGGCGCTGTTCATGCAAGAGAGATTTTTACAGAGGGGAGCAGATAGAATGAAGAGTGAAAATAAGTTTGTGAAATTTTCGGGCGGGGTGGGAGAAACTGAAGACTGAAAATACTAgttgtgaaatttttgaaatttatttgataaataaCAAATGGAGTATTGTATACGTGGCGTGTATATGTGGTATAACTGCATACAAACCGCCGCTGACGCACAGACGTCAAATCTCGACAGGTTGCAGGCCGCCACTGCAGATTTCCGTTTGATATGACCATAATGCCCTTTTATGGCTGAAGGGTCTTTTAGTCAGAAAAAAACATGATATAGATTATGTTTAAGGTAAGAGTtttgtggcgatatttttttttgtcaaggACCTGCGGATCTGAAGTGTCACAAATGGAAACGTCATAGactttttatgtagttcactctataaaATAAAGGCAATAGTTCAAACACGAATGTCGAAGATGAGGTGTTATTCACTCCTGAAAGCAGAAATTGGTGCCTATTCTTGCCATATAACAGTTACGCTCTGCTTGAGATGGGCTCAAGAAACAATCATATGTGATTGTCGTTGCCGATGCCATTGCCATTGCACGCTGCTTCTTCTTCTAACCAAATTTTTACAGCCAAGCAAATGCTCTTAGGTTGCTAATGTACAGCAAAACAAAACATTACAAGTTGAATTACATCAATGCAGGTTAAACTTATCGAACTGAAGTTACAGCACACAGTTACGCTGCGTGATGCAAAGGTTAGAGAGATCATCCTTTTAGCGGCTTGTAGAGGACGACAGTCACATATTTGGACTGGAATCGGTGAGTCAGGCCAAGGGCAACCACAGACTGGGTTGATCGTTCTTTCTCCATGAAGAGGTGGTTCAGCACTACATGCTGTGGCCTTGAAGCACTAGCATCTTTGTTGCTTTCTGAGCTAAGAACACTCGATGACAGTTGAGGTGGAACCATCAACGGATCCTTTGCAAAGTATTCGTCTCCTGGAAAATCCTGACCGTAACTTGACTCAGGTGACAGGGGAGCCTCAAATTCTGCCACACTATCAAGGTTTTCAGGAACATAGTCCTGCAGATTCCACAAACACTTTATTGGTCAGTAAATCTTAATAAAAACTCCGCTGTGTTCAAACTCTAACTTGCAAATTTGGTATAAACCGATATTCATCTGCACAATCAATGTAACTTGTTTTCTAGGACATCATGAGATCAAATCTATGATGTAGACTTGTTCTCAGCTTCACACTCCAAAAATGCTAAAGATGAAAACATATGCTACATTTGTTGAAGGAAACGGTTTGGCTATTTAGTTGAGGAAAATAATTTTCTGACTTTTAGGCATCCTGCAACCTAGATGGGGTGAAATATGCCAAAGAAGGGGCTGAGTTCTATACTATTTATAGAAAGAGCGACTAAAAGGTTGAGTACTGTGATATACTTTTCAGATGTTAGACTATTTTTGTTAAAAACAATGAAGGTTGTCTCTCTTAGCATTTTAGCCATTCAAAAACATACATCAACagataaaaatgaaaactaCTAATATCCCTAACCAATGTAAACATCAGCTGTCTAATATCTAGATCATAAACCAATCATCAATACTCTCTATTGTAAAGAAAATACGTGTTATGGTGTTCAGAGGCAGAGATGCTGGTGATTGAGAGGAAAGTTTGCTTGCAAGAGTAAATCTGTAAGAAGGGGCAGGATGGGATGCTGGTAATGGAAGAAATGGTAAAGAGGAATTTGAGGAAGGCAATGCCTTAGCTTGAATAGGTATGGGAACTGTTAAAGGGTGGAACAAGGTtcgtcttgtttttcttttcttttatttctactctatattttatttgcaTAACTCTAAATATGGAGTATCTTTTATATAAGACATGACTACTTCACTCTCCTGCTATCAGTTACTACAGGTTTCACtgaccttttttttaatttctgatTTGAATTTTACTCATGTCTCATAGTCAGATATTCtcaaattcacaaattttaaaaactaagTACTCTgggtaatatttatttttgtactaCTAAAAGTATATCCATTCATGCaaaaaacaaaatcacaaaTCATAATAACTCACAAAGAACATAAAGACTTTGGTAAAGGATATACACAAACTGTGACTCAGAAAAATGCTAAGTCATTACTTACACATCCTTACATATTTATAACTGCACAAATAGCTTAGGGATGTCATTGTCCTGACACATTTCAACAGCAATAATGCAAGACAACTAAGATTTAAAGTCATTTCCAGCATAATGTAAGCAAATTTCATTGAAGTAATGAATAATAATGCAGATTGTAAGATGGAGACAAACATTGAGGGGGTTTAAAAAATTGGAAAGTAATAAGGCTAAACCTTTGGGGGTTAACTATGTCATTACTTCTTAACCTACAAAACAAATCCTTTTTTCTGAACTAACACATTGTACTGCATGATGCCCAGTAGGCAACCTAGATCGATAGATTGGGCCGGAATTCAGGTGACTATAAGAATCACATGCTGATTCTGAGGAAATCTAGATCTTTTCGCTTCAATCAGCAGAAACTACAATGAGATCTCAATTTTCAATTGGTCACTAGAACATATCTCGCTAAAATTTCAACTTTGAAACAATATAGTTGGTATACCTTATCAAGTATACTGATATCCCTAGGCACTGATTGTGAGAAAGACAAACAATTATGAATTACGGCAATGACTAAAGATTAGCTACAAAtctcatatatatatttaatctaTATACCTATTAATCCATTATACATTGTTTAAGGTTTACAAAATTTGGTTTGCctataatatttttgttatataGTATACTGTATCTAATTTGAGGGAATTAG from Salvia splendens isolate huo1 chromosome 9, SspV2, whole genome shotgun sequence includes:
- the LOC121749315 gene encoding protein FAR1-RELATED SEQUENCE 5-like, with translation MTLDRALDFYNNYARYVGFDTRKKGSKKEKDVTTWIYVVCSREGTKQRNSEQSEVKRKRSSIKCYCNAKVSWKYIMGVGYVIQSFVEEHNHEMVEERHKRFMNLNRNLDLVHQKFILDCANANIGPTLSFSLLKEVLGGLDYVGCTVLEVRNYRRDLRAYVEGADAQMLLNELRRKKELCSAFTYEYEVNSKDRMTRLFWCDPTARRNYHLYGDIVSFDTTYSTNRYCMIFAPFTGKDNHGRPVTFAAGLLSKENANSFSWLFNQFVKCMGVAPKLIVTDQDLGMKVAVEEVLVNTRHRWCMWHVMNKVADKLPKNMLGSEQLKKELNACVWSELIEPDAFEETWHAIMERYGLTNNVWFSSMFASRKFWVPAFFRDFLMSSLIKTTSISESQNNFFKRYSKSRANLMQFYMNYNHALETQRSNSAKLEYYDSTKVPILRAGLEIEKHASTIYSGSAYTEIQEEIVYACFSLSCATLGVSTNTDIEVYDIKDKDSNSWTVTYSIGDDTYLCGCKKFERLAQSIEGNIDQINAFAAIIEEGRKQLLGEDVVLSSTQKRAMIENFYGSHVPNNIEVHSPEVVSTKGSGSRKKSKRESAIKLAMKPGRKCGNCHEIGHHDSRNCKKVNEKSNQRQ